A stretch of Miscanthus floridulus cultivar M001 chromosome 13, ASM1932011v1, whole genome shotgun sequence DNA encodes these proteins:
- the LOC136500461 gene encoding UDP-galactose transporter 1-like, translated as MEDAKMGNAATIRAVLAILQWWGFNVTVIIINKWIFQKLEFKFPLTVSCVHFICSSIGAYIAIKVLKTKPLIEVTSEDRWRRIFPMSFVFCINIVLGNVSLRYIPVSFMQTIKSFTPATTVILQWLVWRKYFEWRIWASLVPIVGGILLTSVTELSFNTFGFCAAMVGCLATSTKTILAESLLHGYKFDSINTVYYMAPFATMILSVPAMVLEGSGVVSWLYTYESVGPALAIIVTSGVLAFCLNFSIFYVIHSTTAVTFNVAGNLKVAVAVLVSWMIFRNPISAMNAVGCAVTLVGCTFYGYVRHLISQHQATVATSGGGPRTPRGRLEMLPLTAEKQGDKI; from the exons ATGGAGGACGCCAAGATGGGGAACGCCGCCACCATCCGCGCGGTGCTCGCCATCCTCCAGTGGTGGGGATTCAACGTCAccgtcatcatcatcaacaagtGGATCTTCCAG AAACTGGAGTTCAAGTTCCCTCTGACGGTGTCGTGCGTCCACTTCATATGCTCTTCTATCGGAGCCTACATCGCAATCAAAGTTCTAAAAACAAAGCCGCTGATCGAGGTTACCTCTGAGGATCGATGGAGAAGGATATTCCCAATGTCATTTGTGTTCTGCATAAACATTGTGCTGGGGAATGTGAGCCTGCGGTACATCCCAGTCTCCTTCATGCAGACCATAAAGTCTTTCACTCCTGCAACGACAG TGATTCTTCAGTGGTTGGTGTGGAGGAAATACTTCGAATGGCGCATCTGGGCTTCTTTGGTCCCTATAGTGGGAGGCATTCTCTTGACTTCTGTAACGGAGCTAAGCTTCAACACGTTTGGCTTCTGCGCCGCCATGGTGGGCTGCCTGGCCACATCCACAAAGACCATTTTGGCAGAGTCACTGCTCCATGGATACAAATTCGACAG CATCAACACGGTGTACTACATGGCTCCCTTTGCGACGATGATCCTGTCAGTGCCGGCCATGGTGCTGGAGGGCAGCGGCGTGGTGAGCTGGCTCTACACGTACGAGTCGGTGGGGCCAGCGCTGGCGATCATAGTCACGTCAGGGGTGCTGGCCTTCTGCctcaacttctccatcttctaCGTGATCCACTCGACGACGGCCGTGACGTTCAATGTGGCCGGCAACCTCAAGGTGGCCGTGGCGGTGCTGGTGTCGTGGATGATCTTCCGGAACCCCATCTCGGCCATGAACGCCGTCGGCTGCGCCGTCACGCTCGTCGGCTGCACCTTCTACGGCTACGTCAGGCACCTCATCTCGCAGCATCAGGCCACCGTGGCAACTAGCGGCGGGGGGCCGCGCACGCCTAGAGGCCGATTGGAGATGCTGCCGCTCACGGCCGAGAAGCAAGGCGACAAGATATag
- the LOC136500950 gene encoding PHD finger protein EHD3-like → MASDGAARGRPTKLPASEGLDPSNVLTYKRRRRGTGANAGHSAVTPGPDPVKNKMSAVVHATSSQQGGRQNLDRCWRSWRDTLEGVLQSTAGNLGSGGIQSCIRDALRYNGCQPTEHGNLADGQGAGREDPVGAVHSEENSGALVQLEDGTAASLEANKAMCHKALFDILISEKFAMLCDLLVATFHVNKPDDLIGLQIIDAKMRNGDYAQNPALLDHDIKQIWKKIEHVGQQMAGLASSLSLISQASHQKQASGVSEIDVAEHRIEETNLGGGAHKALRELTPPCDSGHSTIPKQTGTSGSDGICKDCGGKADSEGRIICDRCEAAYHVSCLKLAIDEEAQAKWYCPSCVGLDGPSKNNNNGRSHEGCDVCEWLVVEKPEEPAEDVIQPDLAIKTQESSVSSMDEDSEPDLSTTALANLCKHCGTCEDENRKFLVCGHPYCAYKFYHVLCMKESQIASEKQKNLACWYCPSCLCRRCFRNKDDEEIVLCDGCDDAYHIYCTTPPLECIPRGNWYCMLCNARRSARGMERYEKSILQKAKRVPDAKRPKVHAAAAPEK, encoded by the exons ATGGCCTCCGACGGCGCCGCCAGAGGCCGCCCTACCAAACTCCCCGCTTCGGAAGGCCTGGACCCATCCAACGTCCTCACCTACAAGAGACGCCGCCGCGGCACCGGCGCCAACGCCGGTCACAGCGCCGTCACGCCGGGCCCCGACCCCGTCAAG AATAAGATGAGCGCGGTGGTGCACGCCACCAGTTCCCAACAAGGTGGGCGCCAAAACCTGGACAGGTGCTGGAGAAGCTGGAGGGACACGCTGGAGGGCGTCCTGCAATCCACTGCTGGGAACCTGGGCTCCGGAGGGATTCAGAGCTGCATCCGAGATGCTCTCAGATATAATGGTTGCCAGCCCACAGAACAT GGGAACTTAGCTGACGGCCAAGGAGCAGGAAGAGAGGACCCTGTTGGAGCTGTACATTCTGAAGAGAATAGTGGTGCCTTGGTTCAGTTAGAAGATGGAACAGCTGCATCTTTGGAAGCCAACAAGGCGATGTGCCATAAAGCTCTCTTTGACATTCTAATCTCCGAGAAGTTTGCCATGCTGTGTGATCTGCTAGTTGCAACATTCCATGTCAATAAGCCTGATGACCTGATTGGTTTGCAAATAATTGATGCCAAGATGAGAAATGGGGATTATGCACAGAACCCTGCGCTGCTTGACCATGATATCAAACAG ATATGGAAGAAGATTGAACATGTTGGCCAACAAATGGCTGGTCTGGCAAGCAGTCTCTCACTGATTTCACAAGCTTCTCATCAAAAGCAG GCTTCTGGCGTTTCAGAAATTGATGTGGCTGAACACAGGATAGAG GAAACAAATTTGGGTGGTGGCGCCCACAAAGCCCTAAGGGAGTTGACCCCCCCTTGCGATTCTGGCCATTCTACGATACCCAAACAAACTGGGACATCTGGATCGGATGGAATTTGCAAGGATTGTGGCGGAAAGGCAGACAGCGAAGGAAGAATTATCTGTGATAGATGTGAAGCTGCATACCATGTTTCATGTCTCAAGCTTGCCATTGATGAAGAGGCCCAAGCAAAATGGTACTGTCCCAGCTGTGTTGGATTAGACGGACCTTCAAAGAATAACAACAATGGCAGATCACATGAAGGCTGCGATGTATGCGAGTGGCTCGTGGTGGAGAAGCCAGAAGAACCCGCTGAAGATGTTATCCAACCTGATTTGGCCATCAAAACGCAGGAGAGCTCAGTGTCAAGCATGGATGAAGACAGTGAACCGGACCTCTCAACAACTGCTCTAGCAAACTTGTGCAAGCATTGTGGCACATGTGAAGATGAGAACAGGAAGTTCTTGGTATGCGGCCATCCTTACTGTGCTTACAAGTTCTATCATGTCCTGTGCATGAAAGAAAGCCAGATTGCAAGTGAGAAGCAGAAGAATCTAGCATGCTGGTACTGCCCGTCTTGCCTGTGCAGACGCTGCTTCAGAAACAAGGATGATGAAGAAATAGTATTGTGTGATGGCTGTGATGATGCTTATCACATTTATTGCACGACTCCGCCGCTCGAATGTATCCCGAGAGGTAACTGGTACTGCATGTTGTGTAATGCGCGGAGGTCAGCACGTGGGATGGAGAGGTATGAGAAGTCGATCCTGCAGAAGGCCAAGCGTGTTCCTGATGCCAAAAggccaaaggtgcatgcagctgcTGCTCCAGAAAAATAA